A genomic stretch from Erigeron canadensis isolate Cc75 chromosome 9, C_canadensis_v1, whole genome shotgun sequence includes:
- the LOC122581192 gene encoding sulfite exporter TauE/SafE family protein 3-like: MTEIGAKKWKILRYVMMGLMNFVLLSSMFVSAAAAAEEKKIDDLARDDWKLGQFVNYLFQTDGSGYHHVWPEMEFGWKIVLGTFIGFCGAAFGSVGGVGGGGIFVPMLSLIIGFDAKSSTAISKCMIMGAAASTVYYNLKLRHPTLDMPIIDYDLALLIQPMLMLGISIGVAFNVIFADWMVTVLLIILFIGTSTKAFCRGVDTWKKETIMKKEAAKRLQTSDGTEAEYKILPGGPSNGATQTKPERALKEEVGVLENVCWKELGLLVFVWIAFLVLQIGKNYTSTCSVLYWVLNLAQVPISFGVSGYEAVNLYKGTRTISSKGDSSSLSIGQLVLYCSCGVLAGMVGGLLGLGGGFIMGPLFLELGVPPQVSSATATFAMTFSSSMSVVEYYLLKRFPVPYAAYFLLVATIAAFVGQHVVRKLIMVLGRASLIIFILAFTIFVSAISLGGVGISNMIGKFERNEYMGFESLCKYEV; this comes from the exons ATGACGGAAATTGGCGccaaaaaatggaaaatattgaGATATGTGATGATGGGGTTGATGAATTTTGTGTTATTATCTTCAATGTTTGTAtctgcagcagcagcagcagaagaaaaaaagattgatGACTTGGCAAGAGATGATTGGAAATTAGGACAGTTTGTGAATTATTTGTTTCAAACAGATGGATCTGGGTATCATCATGTTTGGcct GAAATGGAATTCGGGTGGAAAATTGTTCTTGGCACTTTCATTGGATTTTGTGGAGCAGCATTTGGGAGTGTAGGTGgagttggtggtggtggtataTTTGTGCCAATGCTTTCTCTGATAATCGGTTTTGATGCAAAATCTTCTACTGCTATTTCAAAAT GTATGATTATGGGTGCTGCAGCCTCAACCGTATATTATAATCTCAAACTAAGGCATCCAACTCTTGATATGCCCATAATTGACTATGATTTGGCATTGCTTATCCAACCAATGCTGATGCTTGGAATTAGTATTGGAGTTGCGTTTAATGTGATTTTTGCTGACTGGATGGTCACGGTTCTGCTAATCATTCTTTTCATAG GCACCTCAACCAAGGCCTTTTGCAGAGGTGTTGACACatggaaaaaagaaacaatCATGAAAAAG GAGGCTGCTAAGCGCTTGCAGACCAGTG ATGGTACGGAGGCAGAATACAAGATTCTACCTGGTGGTCCCAGCAACGGCGCAACCCAAACGAAACCTGAACGAGCATTGAAAGAAGAG GTGGGTGTTCTTGAGAATGTTTGTTGGAAAGAACTTGGGCTTCTTGTCTTTGTATGGATTGCATTCCTTGTTTTGCAGATTGGGAAG AATTATACATCTACTTGCTCTGTATTGTATTGGGTGCTAAACTTAGCTCAG GTTCCAATTTCTTTTGGGGTATCTGGGTATGAGGCAGTTAACTTGTATAAGGGAACTAGAACTATATCATCAAAGGGAGATTCATCCAGTCTTAGCATAGGACAATTGGTTTTGTATTGTTCCTGTGGCGTTCTAGCTGGTATGGTTGGAGGCTTACTTGGTTTAGGTGGCGGTTTTATTATGGGTCCACTCTTTCTGGAGCTTGGCGTTCCTCCGCAG GTTTCAAGTGCCACAGCCACATTTGCAATGACGTTCTCATCATCTATGTCTGTTGTAGAATACTACTTACTAAAGCGTTTCCCTGTTCCTTATG CTGCTTACTTTCTACTTGTGGCGACAATTGCTGCTTTTGTTGGGCAACATGTTGTGAGAAAGCTGATTATGGTATTGGGGCGGGCGTCACTAATCATATTCATCCTTGCCTTCACTATATTTGTTAGTGCAATATCATTAG GTGGAGTTGGAATTTCAAACATGATCGGGAAATTTGAGCGTAATGAATACATGGGATTCGAGAGCCTTTGCAAGTATGAGGTCTAA